Proteins encoded by one window of Thermobaculum terrenum ATCC BAA-798:
- a CDS encoding ABC transporter ATP-binding protein translates to MRASTAATSTKLQPPRVVFKNITKNFRSKNGDIYTALGGVDLEVPAGKFVAIVGPSGCGKSTLLRILSGLDRPSSGEVMINDQRVAGVMPQIVGFLQQQDTLLPWKTVFENVALGLRFRKFPAEEIKSRVEDWLRKVNLYRFRNHYPAQLSGGMRRRVAIAQTLILDPPLLLMDEPFSSLDAQTRYMMEMDLLSLAGSGERTIIFVTHDLEEAASMADTVVVLAAGPHSRVKAIVDVDIERPRDLLAIRSDPRFGQITRFLWDQLYEEVNKSYGK, encoded by the coding sequence ATGCGAGCAAGCACCGCCGCTACTAGCACGAAGTTACAACCCCCTAGAGTGGTTTTCAAGAACATTACCAAGAACTTCAGATCCAAGAATGGTGATATTTATACAGCTCTCGGTGGTGTCGACCTAGAGGTACCTGCTGGAAAGTTCGTGGCAATAGTGGGCCCATCGGGTTGCGGTAAATCTACACTGCTGCGAATACTCTCGGGGCTAGACAGGCCAAGTTCTGGAGAGGTAATGATTAACGACCAAAGAGTAGCGGGTGTCATGCCCCAAATAGTAGGCTTTCTACAGCAACAGGATACTCTTCTCCCATGGAAGACTGTATTTGAAAACGTAGCTCTAGGACTCAGATTCAGAAAATTCCCTGCGGAGGAGATTAAATCAAGGGTAGAGGATTGGCTGCGGAAGGTAAATCTGTATAGGTTTCGCAATCACTATCCGGCCCAGCTTTCTGGGGGTATGCGCAGGAGAGTGGCTATAGCTCAGACACTTATTCTTGATCCCCCCTTGCTCCTGATGGACGAGCCTTTTTCATCACTGGATGCACAGACCAGATATATGATGGAGATGGACCTGCTGTCATTGGCTGGATCTGGTGAACGAACTATCATATTCGTAACTCACGACCTAGAAGAAGCTGCCTCCATGGCAGACACTGTAGTCGTTTTGGCTGCTGGTCCTCACAGTAGAGTCAAGGCAATCGTCGATGTAGATATAGAGAGGCCAAGAGACCTACTTGCTATTAGATCCGATCCAAGGTTCGGTCAGATAACCCGCTTCCTATGGGATCAACTTTACGAAGAGGTGAACAAGTCCTATGGCAAGTGA
- a CDS encoding threonine ammonia-lyase: protein MILKLMYTASGSGKEVLCGDEDRMLTLNDILEARDRISPYIERTPLKESHTLSNRLGAKVYLKLEMFQTTGAFKIRGAFNKMLSLSPEEKNRGVVAVSGGNHAQAVAYAASKLGIKATVFMARNTPENYIEATEHYGAQVVLTSDIAEAFKLAAERQAYGEVMIHPYADNQVMAGQGTIGLEILEDLPQVTDVIISIGGGGLISGVATAIKSQKPHVRIWGVETAGADSMSQALRAGHPIELPAITSIAKTLGAPSVSENTLAITRKLVESVTVVSDKEAFQALEFLLERAKVLTEPAASCTLAAAERLRSAFTPQSTLVLLLCGGNVSLADLCHYRQMFSVEDKKHRSQLEHHEISL from the coding sequence ATGATACTCAAACTGATGTATACTGCTTCGGGTTCGGGAAAAGAAGTGCTCTGTGGAGATGAAGACAGAATGCTAACACTAAATGACATATTAGAGGCTAGGGATCGCATATCCCCCTATATTGAACGAACTCCTTTAAAAGAAAGTCATACTCTAAGCAATAGATTAGGAGCAAAGGTCTACCTTAAGCTTGAGATGTTCCAAACCACCGGTGCGTTCAAGATAAGAGGAGCATTCAATAAGATGCTCTCGCTCAGCCCCGAAGAGAAGAATCGCGGAGTGGTTGCAGTTAGCGGAGGCAACCATGCTCAGGCTGTGGCTTACGCAGCTTCAAAATTAGGCATTAAGGCCACAGTTTTTATGGCTAGAAACACTCCAGAAAACTATATAGAAGCCACTGAACACTATGGTGCACAAGTAGTACTGACATCAGATATAGCTGAGGCATTCAAATTGGCTGCTGAAAGACAGGCGTATGGAGAGGTCATGATACACCCATACGCTGACAATCAGGTTATGGCGGGGCAGGGCACAATAGGTTTGGAAATACTTGAGGATCTACCCCAAGTCACAGATGTAATCATCAGTATAGGCGGAGGTGGATTGATATCCGGCGTTGCAACCGCCATAAAGAGCCAAAAGCCGCATGTGCGTATCTGGGGAGTTGAGACAGCGGGGGCAGACAGCATGTCACAAGCACTTAGGGCTGGGCATCCCATAGAACTACCTGCCATTACCTCCATAGCTAAGACACTAGGAGCTCCTTCGGTCTCGGAGAACACGCTCGCTATAACTCGAAAGCTTGTAGAGTCAGTAACTGTAGTAAGTGATAAGGAAGCTTTCCAGGCTTTGGAATTTCTGCTAGAAAGGGCGAAAGTGCTTACAGAACCCGCAGCCTCATGTACGCTTGCGGCTGCAGAAAGGCTTCGTAGCGCTTTTACACCTCAAAGCACACTAGTATTGCTGCTATGTGGCGGGAACGTGTCCCTGGCTGATCTATGTCATTATAGACAGATGTTCAGTGTTGAGGATAAGAAACATAGGTCCCAGTTAGAACATCACGAAATATCTTTATAG
- a CDS encoding GntG family PLP-dependent aldolase — protein sequence MHVIDLRSDTVTLPTEEMRKAMAEAEVGDDQSREDPTVNKLEELAAEIIGKEAALFVPSGVMGNLCAMLVHCERGQEVIMGDQSHILWYESGSGAALGGLVYRSVHNGRFGELNPSEVEETIRPERLGFPRTGLVCLENTHNRCGGTVLNLQQIEGIVDVAHRHNVPVHMDGARIFNAAIYLGVPAKELAKPVDSIEFCLSKGLSAPVGSIVAGSEGFVREARRVRKLLGGAMRQSGVIAAAGIVALEKMIDRLHEDHVNARKIAEGIVDLDGIRLDLETVQTNIVAFDLVSPDWTPPKLISELESRGLRISSYGGRKMRIVTHYGISDDEYDQAIKIFRDVLTGTYVSYPQH from the coding sequence ATGCATGTAATAGACCTTAGGAGTGATACAGTCACTCTACCCACAGAAGAGATGCGGAAGGCCATGGCGGAAGCCGAAGTCGGCGATGATCAGAGCAGAGAAGACCCTACGGTCAACAAGTTGGAGGAGTTAGCTGCTGAGATCATAGGTAAGGAAGCAGCTTTATTTGTACCTAGCGGCGTTATGGGTAACCTATGTGCAATGCTAGTGCACTGCGAGAGGGGACAAGAAGTGATAATGGGAGATCAATCCCATATCCTCTGGTACGAAAGTGGTAGTGGGGCTGCCCTAGGGGGATTAGTATATCGATCGGTGCACAACGGCAGGTTCGGAGAGCTAAATCCATCTGAGGTAGAGGAAACTATACGCCCCGAACGACTGGGCTTCCCTAGAACTGGGCTTGTGTGTCTTGAGAACACACATAACAGGTGTGGAGGGACGGTACTCAACTTGCAACAGATAGAGGGTATAGTCGATGTAGCTCATAGACATAATGTGCCTGTACATATGGATGGTGCCAGGATATTCAATGCTGCTATCTATTTGGGAGTCCCTGCAAAGGAGTTGGCAAAGCCTGTAGATAGCATAGAGTTCTGCCTTTCTAAAGGATTGTCAGCGCCAGTTGGAAGTATTGTGGCAGGTAGTGAGGGCTTTGTAAGAGAGGCCAGAAGAGTAAGAAAACTTCTTGGAGGAGCGATGCGCCAGTCAGGAGTTATAGCCGCTGCAGGTATAGTCGCTCTGGAGAAAATGATAGACCGTCTTCATGAGGACCATGTAAATGCCCGTAAAATCGCTGAAGGTATAGTAGATCTTGACGGTATACGCCTGGATCTAGAAACGGTACAGACTAACATAGTGGCTTTTGATCTTGTATCGCCTGACTGGACTCCCCCTAAGCTTATTTCTGAACTGGAAAGCCGAGGGTTGCGTATAAGCAGCTATGGTGGGAGAAAGATGCGTATAGTGACTCATTACGGAATCAGTGATGATGAGTACGATCAAGCTATAAAGATATTTCGTGATGTTCTAACTGGGACCTATGTTTCTTATCCTCAACACTGA
- a CDS encoding ABC transporter substrate-binding protein — protein MERDICPCDGIDLLDDSQTAPEIQTHPITRRQVLKYMGGFLLTGFIAACGQAGGPQAQKSPVPTSIVSSQPTAPSREGLTKLDLAFCSQVLCILPFEVARQQGYFADEGYDVNLIYMKGGALAINALISKSVDFVGTPMDLIVRSVDQGQPVIMVASTSRLPFFALVVSPGKSSEITKISDLQGKRVGVNNLGTTDDLLLKALLAKNNLDPNSTDSVALGPNLYDALLRGEVDAGMVQEPALTLLSQKGARVLVNFMDRQQTNEVLGGDYQFMGLNTRPDVLDSKPDVVEKLARALVKANQWILNHTGSEIVKAAPQELAPGDDIQIFAKALDKYKESLYPSDGVIEEHAVRRVVETQKISGLLKNENIDISTLYTNKYVEG, from the coding sequence ATGGAGAGGGATATTTGCCCCTGTGATGGTATAGATCTACTAGATGATTCTCAAACCGCTCCCGAAATTCAAACTCATCCAATAACTCGTAGACAAGTCTTAAAGTACATGGGGGGCTTCCTCCTTACGGGGTTTATTGCTGCTTGCGGGCAGGCTGGCGGGCCACAAGCACAGAAGAGCCCAGTCCCCACAAGTATAGTCAGCAGTCAGCCAACCGCTCCTTCCAGAGAAGGACTGACAAAGCTGGATCTAGCGTTTTGTAGCCAGGTGCTGTGTATACTGCCCTTCGAAGTAGCAAGACAGCAAGGGTACTTTGCGGATGAGGGTTACGATGTAAACCTAATATACATGAAGGGTGGTGCGCTGGCTATAAATGCTCTCATTTCAAAGAGCGTCGACTTTGTGGGTACTCCGATGGATCTAATTGTTAGATCGGTGGATCAAGGCCAGCCGGTAATAATGGTTGCTTCAACCTCCAGGTTGCCATTCTTCGCATTAGTAGTATCGCCTGGTAAGTCTTCAGAGATCACCAAGATTAGTGACCTGCAAGGCAAGAGAGTAGGGGTTAATAACCTTGGTACTACAGATGATCTTCTATTGAAGGCGCTACTAGCAAAGAACAATCTGGATCCCAATAGTACAGATAGCGTGGCGCTTGGTCCAAATCTATACGACGCCCTGCTCCGGGGTGAGGTAGATGCAGGGATGGTGCAGGAACCTGCACTGACTTTACTCTCCCAAAAGGGTGCTAGAGTACTAGTAAATTTCATGGACAGGCAGCAGACAAACGAGGTACTAGGTGGCGACTACCAGTTTATGGGGCTAAACACAAGGCCGGATGTGCTTGATTCCAAACCAGATGTGGTCGAAAAGCTGGCCAGAGCACTGGTAAAGGCTAATCAGTGGATACTGAACCACACAGGGTCCGAAATCGTAAAGGCTGCCCCACAAGAGCTAGCGCCCGGGGATGACATCCAGATCTTTGCAAAAGCTCTTGATAAATACAAGGAGAGCCTTTACCCAAGCGACGGCGTGATAGAAGAACATGCCGTAAGAAGAGTAGTAGAAACACAGAAAATTTCTGGGTTGCTAAAGAACGAGAATATAGATATAAGCACACTTTACACTAATAAGTACGTGGAGGGCTAA
- a CDS encoding ABC transporter permease: protein MASEQVSNISVAQKQESGESKYLSVYILRWGLLLVFLALWELGARTGFIDTYFYSSPSRIIETLIQQFSTGAIWKHLAATMQAAIFGLIYGFIAGAALGWLAARFKTLSQIVEPVMTLFNSVPRIVIAPMIIMWLGIGIASKIAVAFILVFVVLFFAVYTGIREVNKDLIDRIRLLGGNERDIILNVYVPSVAAWIFSSLRLTVGFAFTGAIVGEYMASSRGLGYMLNFAQNSQNADLMLSTVVLIMAIIMLIFALLGRLEARALIWREDR, encoded by the coding sequence ATGGCAAGTGAGCAGGTATCTAATATAAGTGTTGCGCAGAAGCAGGAGAGCGGGGAGAGTAAGTACCTATCCGTATATATCCTTAGGTGGGGATTGCTGCTAGTATTTTTGGCGCTATGGGAGCTAGGAGCCAGAACAGGTTTTATAGATACATACTTTTATAGTTCCCCTAGCAGGATAATAGAAACTCTCATTCAACAGTTCAGCACCGGAGCCATATGGAAACATCTAGCAGCTACCATGCAGGCAGCTATCTTTGGACTTATATATGGCTTCATAGCTGGCGCAGCTTTAGGATGGCTTGCTGCTAGGTTCAAGACGCTAAGCCAGATAGTAGAGCCTGTAATGACACTCTTCAACTCAGTGCCACGCATCGTGATCGCGCCTATGATCATCATGTGGCTGGGAATAGGAATCGCCTCCAAGATAGCTGTGGCTTTTATACTGGTGTTCGTAGTGCTTTTCTTCGCCGTGTACACAGGTATTAGAGAGGTGAATAAAGATCTGATCGATCGAATCAGGCTTCTAGGAGGAAACGAGAGAGACATTATACTCAATGTCTATGTCCCCTCTGTTGCGGCATGGATCTTCTCAAGCTTGAGACTTACAGTAGGATTTGCCTTTACGGGAGCTATCGTTGGTGAGTACATGGCATCCAGTAGAGGTCTGGGCTATATGCTCAACTTTGCACAGAACAGTCAAAACGCCGACCTAATGCTGTCGACAGTAGTTCTTATAATGGCTATTATCATGCTTATATTTGCCCTTTTGGGTCGGCTTGAAGCCCGAGCACTTATCTGGCGGGAAGACAGGTAG
- a CDS encoding tetratricopeptide repeat protein: protein MSDNYFDNTDSGEVTIFDLRDGESRAKRLIRAGRRHTDEGRFEEAARAFEQAVEISPKKAEYRVELAAAYRNLIESGVVSEPEMVEALLERAYSHLMEAVRLDPEYAPSYRLLGYVYEAMDAPWRAKEMWNFYLEMDPNGPYSSEVRSALEELDRVQNLHYMFEEASYLVNHGDPERALEILSEILEEEPDWYEAWFWRGLACREMEMISDAIESFARAVELDPESTYAYHELASLLARKGEVEAAEGFWHKALDLDPEEPWIMTSLALLLWRDERRDEAEKLFLRVLDIDPANRKVRNYLRNLRAGMPPPHLVET, encoded by the coding sequence ATGTCAGACAATTATTTTGATAACACTGACTCAGGCGAGGTAACCATTTTCGATCTTAGAGATGGTGAATCGCGTGCCAAAAGACTTATTAGGGCAGGTCGCAGACATACTGATGAAGGCAGATTTGAAGAAGCTGCTCGAGCTTTTGAGCAAGCAGTAGAGATTTCTCCAAAAAAGGCGGAATATAGAGTTGAATTGGCTGCTGCTTATCGCAACCTAATTGAATCAGGTGTTGTGAGCGAGCCTGAAATGGTGGAAGCACTTCTCGAGAGGGCATATAGCCATCTCATGGAAGCGGTGCGTTTGGATCCAGAGTATGCTCCATCCTATAGGTTGCTAGGCTACGTTTATGAGGCTATGGATGCTCCTTGGCGTGCCAAAGAGATGTGGAACTTCTATCTTGAGATGGATCCTAACGGTCCATACTCTTCTGAAGTTAGATCTGCATTGGAAGAGCTGGACCGCGTACAGAACCTTCACTATATGTTTGAAGAAGCTTCTTACCTGGTGAATCATGGAGATCCTGAAAGAGCGTTGGAGATACTCTCCGAAATTTTGGAGGAAGAGCCAGATTGGTATGAGGCGTGGTTCTGGCGTGGTCTGGCTTGTCGTGAGATGGAGATGATCAGTGATGCTATAGAGTCTTTCGCCAGGGCAGTGGAATTAGACCCAGAGAGTACATATGCCTATCATGAGTTAGCCTCACTGCTGGCTCGTAAAGGAGAGGTGGAGGCAGCTGAAGGGTTTTGGCATAAGGCCTTGGATTTGGATCCCGAAGAGCCTTGGATAATGACTAGCCTGGCTTTACTACTTTGGCGAGATGAGCGTCGAGACGAAGCCGAGAAATTGTTCCTTCGAGTTCTAGATATAGACCCTGCAAATCGTAAGGTGCGTAACTACCTGCGTAACCTGCGTGCGGGTATGCCTCCTCCACATCTTGTTGAGACCTGA